The Haloterrigena turkmenica DSM 5511 genome includes the window CACGCCGGTCGCGGGCGTGACGCGCTCGTAGACCGTCGTCTCAGCGGTGATCGAGGCGAGCATGGCGCTCGTCTCGCCGGTTCGCGTCCCCAGCGGACGCCACGAGTCGGCTACTGCCTCCGGCAGGTCGAAGGTCATCACCCTCGCGTATGCCGCCGTCGCCTTTCGGTCTTCGGACTGCTGACGCTGCCTGCAACCGGCGTCGTGCGACGCGGCGTCGGACGGCGATCACTCTTGGCGGTCCTGGTGGCGGACCCGCACCATCCCATCGGAGGTGACGCCGACGATCAGCGGCGTCGACACCTCCCGGCCCGACACCGCCGACCCCGCGGCGTCGCTGACGACCTTCATCAGGTCCGGCGCGGTGTGATCGACCTTGACACCCTGCTCGTCGCAGGCGTCGTAGACCAACTGCGGGACGTCGTAGAGGTCGGTCCCCGCCGACACCCGGACGCGGACCGGCGCCCGCAGCGCCTCGGCGAAGGCGACCGTCTCGTGGGCCTTCTCCAAGTTCTCGCGCGCGCTCGACTCGATCGAGGAGACGTTCGCCCGCGAGGTGCCCAGCGCGTCGGCGATGTCGGCCTGCGAGACGCCGCGTTCGCGGAGCGCGAGCACCTGCGCCTGACGGTGTGTCAACACGCTCGTCTCGCCGTCGAATCCGATCTCCTCGAGCAACTCCTCGATCTCGTCGATCACGGCGATCGCCTCTGCTCCCGCTCGCGCTCGAGTCCGCTCATACCCCAGTCTAAGACGGCGGCAGGGTCAAAGCTTCCCCGGTCCGTCCCGTCGGTCGTCGGCCGGCCGCGTGAAATCGGCCGAACGCTATATGCGGGTCGCGCGACTGTCATCGGCTGTTCGAGGCGAGCCGCGCCCGCGCGGTGGTTTCGGGCCGGGACTACGTCGCTCCCGAGGACATCCACGCGGTCGTTCACCCCGCGCTGGATCACCGAATCGTCCTGACCACCGAGGCGGACGTCCGCGGCGTCGATCCGCGGACGGTCGTCGAGGGTGCGGTCAACAGCGTGCCAATGCCCTCGATGGATCGGTGAGGGCTCGAGCGAACGGTGCCGTTCGATCGGAACGTCGCTGAAATCGACCTGTCGACTGATCGGAACTAACCAATAGAGATAACAGTCGGTGTGCCGGAATGTATACTGCGCACCGGATGCGCCACGGCGGGTCCGTGCCTCTGACATCGCCTCTCGCCGTGTCTCACGCGGCTCCCGCGAGGGGAGCGAGAGTCACCCTAGGGGGGTACTCTTTCGCCGCGTCTTTCGCCGTCCCGCTGCGAGCGTGAGCGACTGGTTTTCGCGGAAACCGGAGACAGAGGGGCCGCGCCGCGGTCAGTACTCGAGGTGCCAGCGCCGTTCGTCCTTCGCGGCGAGCACTTCGGCGACGCCGTCGGCCAGCCGATACTCGGTTTCCTCCCGAACGACGGTCCCGGCCCGCTCTAAGTGCTCCAGATGGGCGTACGATTCGCCGGGGCCGTGGAGGATGTGGATGTCCTCGAGGTCGCCGAACAGGGCCGCGCTCACCGTCCAGGTGTCGCAGGGGCCCTCGCGATCCAGCGCGTCGAGGACCCGCCAGGCGCGTTCCGCGTGATGGTCGATGATGTGCTGGGCCCGGTCGGCGGGTTCGTCGATCGGATCGCGGTGGCCCGGCCACGCGCGATGGTAGTCGGCCTCGACGATCCCGCGGAGCGCCCGCAGATAGCGCTCGAGCGGGCGATCGACGCGGACGTCCGCGCCGCCGACGTTGGGCGTGTAGACGGGCAACAGCGCGTCGCCGGAGAGCACCTCCCGTCGGCCCTCGAAGGTCGTCTCGAACATGCACAGTCCCGCGGCGTGGCCGGAGGCGTGGACGACCTCGAGTTCGCCGCCGGGTACGGGAAACGTCTCGCCGTCGGCGAACGTCGTGACGGTCGGCGACGCGGCGCCCGTCTCGGCGTCGGACATCCGCTCGCGGAGGACGGCCCGCTGCTCCTCGGGCATCCCCCACTGTTCGAAGTACTCCTCCTGTAGCTCGTACATCGTGTTCCAGGCGTCCTCGTCGCCCTCGACGAGCGGCGCGTCGGCCTCGTGGACGTAGACCTCGGCGCCGCCTTCGGCCTGAATCGCGCCCGCCAGCCCGGTGTGGTCGCCGTGCCAGTGGGTGAGGAACACCTGATCGACGTCGGCGAAGGCGAGGCCCCGTTCGGCGAGGGCGGCCTCGAGTTGCTCCCGCGTCGTCGCCGTCCAGTCGCCGGTGTCGATCAGCGCCACCTCCGACCCCTCCGTGAAGAGGTACGCGTTGTTGTCGCCTTCGAACGCCGCGTTCGACAGGGGGATCCGCTCCATGCATTTGTGTCGCACAAGCGACGGGAAAACCCTTGCGTCGCGACGGTCGCGGCGTTCTATCCGCGAAGCGCCCAGGCGACGAGCACGACCGCGAACAGCCCGCTGCCGACGGCGACCGCCGCGTACGCCGGATCGGCGATCGCGACGCCCGTCGCGACCCACCGGTAGCAGGCGACGGTGGCGCCCGCGACGACCGCGCCCGTCAGCGTGGCACCGCCGACGTGGACGAGTTCCGCCCGCGTCGTCGCCGCGTCGCGACCAAGTTCCGTCCGAACGCCGTCGGCGGCGACGAGCACGTCGCCCGCGACGCCGAGCAGGTCCATCGCGGCCGCGCCGGCGTGCTCGCGGGCGCCGGAGTCAGGGAGGATTCGAAGAGCGACGATCCCGACCACGTCGATCGCAGTGAGCGTCATCTCGGTCGCAGCCCGACTGCTGTGTTGTCGCTTCACCGCCACCAATGCCGTCTAACAGGCCGTTGGCTGGCGATTCCGAGCCACCATCGGCATCGCGCTCGCGGCGAGAACGAGTCCGCAGACGGCACACAGGACGGCACCGATCGTCAGTATCCGTTGTCCACTCCCCGAACCAGTTGCCATCGGTCGCCTAACAGTTACCAGAACTGGTACTTACGTCTTATTGCAGTTAAACCGCCGAAATACGCGAAAACGGATCGATCGACGACTGTCCACTCGCGGGGGTCCGACTACGAGCCCCAGAAGTTCTCCCGACTGCCCAGCCGTTCGCGGGCCGGCTTGTCGGCACCCTTCCCGCCCTCGTCGTCCGAGTCGGCCGCCGCATCGTCGCCGTCGTCTGCAGCGTCCTCGTCGGTCGACGCCGCGTCCGCCGCCGATTCTGCGTCGTCCTCCGACTCCGCGTCCTCGTCCTCGTCCGGATCCATCGGGAGGAGTTCGAGTTTCTCCGCGCGGGCGTGATTGCTGTGGACTCGAGTCACTTCGACGCGAGCGCGGGCCTCCGGCAGGATGCCGTCGACCATCACGATAAATCCGTCTTCGGTTCGCCCGACGCCGGCGCCGCTCTCGTGCATGTCGACGACGTCGATAACGATCTCCTCGCCCGACTTGACGGGCTGGGTCTTCAGGTCCTCGATGGGCTGGCTGTAGTGGTTACACCATTCCTTGCCCCCGCGGTCGCCGTAATGCTGACACCCCATTCCCGAGATCCGTTCGGAGAATTCCGGGCAGTCGTCGGCAAGTGGACAGTCTGCCATACGGCATACTACCAGTGGCGTCGTTAAACCGTTTCCGTCTTGCGGATCGATGGCGTCGTGTCTAGAAACGTTGGTAGTATTTT containing:
- a CDS encoding Tfx family DNA-binding protein, with amino-acid sequence MIDEIEELLEEIGFDGETSVLTHRQAQVLALRERGVSQADIADALGTSRANVSSIESSARENLEKAHETVAFAEALRAPVRVRVSAGTDLYDVPQLVYDACDEQGVKVDHTAPDLMKVVSDAAGSAVSGREVSTPLIVGVTSDGMVRVRHQDRQE
- a CDS encoding MBL fold metallo-hydrolase; its protein translation is MERIPLSNAAFEGDNNAYLFTEGSEVALIDTGDWTATTREQLEAALAERGLAFADVDQVFLTHWHGDHTGLAGAIQAEGGAEVYVHEADAPLVEGDEDAWNTMYELQEEYFEQWGMPEEQRAVLRERMSDAETGAASPTVTTFADGETFPVPGGELEVVHASGHAAGLCMFETTFEGRREVLSGDALLPVYTPNVGGADVRVDRPLERYLRALRGIVEADYHRAWPGHRDPIDEPADRAQHIIDHHAERAWRVLDALDREGPCDTWTVSAALFGDLEDIHILHGPGESYAHLEHLERAGTVVREETEYRLADGVAEVLAAKDERRWHLEY
- a CDS encoding TRAM domain-containing protein, translating into MADCPLADDCPEFSERISGMGCQHYGDRGGKEWCNHYSQPIEDLKTQPVKSGEEIVIDVVDMHESGAGVGRTEDGFIVMVDGILPEARARVEVTRVHSNHARAEKLELLPMDPDEDEDAESEDDAESAADAASTDEDAADDGDDAAADSDDEGGKGADKPARERLGSRENFWGS